A genome region from Yoonia vestfoldensis includes the following:
- a CDS encoding lytic transglycosylase domain-containing protein — protein MYRISVAFAAAIALFAATTVFAQVERLQPDFTFKRVGLPSEGQTSGRITVQIDPDAPRRSPVYAAPRADPVAALAAPPQLRSGFGWFWDNVPSSLAGSSPARLELAISRINNPPAGQRIPAPRLQFLQDIASAQGLHILRETVGTDVSPALVLAIIAIESSGRIDAVSSAGAEGLMQLMPATAARFGVTDSMNPAQNIKGGVAYLGWLLDRFGNDPVLVLAGYNAGEGNVQRYQGVPPFAETMDYVPKVLAAWQVAKGLCQTPPELITDACVFKVNGS, from the coding sequence ATGTATCGTATCAGTGTGGCTTTTGCAGCCGCGATCGCGCTTTTTGCCGCGACAACAGTTTTCGCGCAGGTCGAACGCCTGCAACCGGATTTCACCTTCAAACGTGTGGGCTTGCCCAGCGAAGGCCAGACCAGCGGCCGGATCACCGTGCAGATTGATCCCGATGCGCCGCGTCGCAGCCCGGTTTATGCCGCGCCGCGCGCAGACCCTGTCGCGGCTCTGGCGGCACCACCGCAGCTGCGGTCCGGTTTTGGCTGGTTCTGGGACAATGTCCCCTCATCATTGGCCGGATCAAGCCCTGCGCGGCTGGAACTGGCGATCAGCCGGATCAATAATCCCCCTGCCGGTCAGCGCATCCCAGCGCCACGCCTGCAATTCTTGCAAGATATCGCCAGCGCGCAGGGCCTGCATATCCTGCGCGAAACGGTGGGCACCGATGTCTCGCCTGCTTTGGTGCTGGCGATCATCGCGATCGAAAGCTCTGGGCGGATCGATGCTGTCAGCAGCGCGGGTGCAGAAGGTCTGATGCAATTGATGCCTGCGACCGCGGCCCGCTTTGGCGTGACCGACAGCATGAACCCGGCGCAGAACATCAAAGGCGGCGTGGCCTATCTGGGCTGGCTGCTGGATCGTTTCGGCAATGATCCGGTGCTGGTATTGGCGGGCTACAACGCGGGCGAAGGCAATGTGCAACGCTATCAAGGCGTGCCGCCTTTCGCGGAAACCATGGATTATGTGCCCAAAGTGCTGGCGGCATGGCAGGTCGCCAAAGGGCTATGTCAGACACCGCCCGAGTTGATCACTGACGCCTGCGTGTTCAAAGTCAACGGATCGTGA
- a CDS encoding type II and III secretion system protein family protein: MSYDRYLKAALAGFALSVTAAASALAQDSALRVLRGTASSALDIPMNRAVVVESDVPFTELSIANPGIADISSLSDRTIYVLGKEPGRTTLTLLAADGRLITNVDVHVSPDMAEFKERLTQILPGENIEVRTANDGIVLSGTVSSAARLDRALDLAQRYAPDRVSNLMSVGGTQQVMLKVRFAEMQRSVSKALSSSLSLNGSSLQNGRNIRGGTNTTVGQTGITNSLNNIIPTANDSNGAFLLGFGAGGVEVGVLLEALEARGVVRSLAEPNLTALSGQQATFLAGGEYPVPVSNDDGAISVEYKPFGVELNFTPRVVDGDIINLELLAAVSGIDPSNSFSANGFEISAFSRRETSTTVEMRDGESFAIAGLLSDDFTDLSGQVPWIGDVPILGALFRSAEYSRRQTELVIIVTPHLVSPTRGMALALPTDRVRPPSEQDLFLFGRVTAASAPTRGGAGEVARQDFMGSYGYVMDE; encoded by the coding sequence ATGAGTTATGATAGATATCTGAAAGCCGCATTGGCGGGCTTTGCCTTGTCGGTGACAGCCGCCGCATCGGCCCTGGCGCAGGACAGCGCCTTGCGCGTGTTGCGCGGTACCGCATCCAGCGCCTTGGATATTCCGATGAACCGGGCCGTTGTTGTTGAAAGCGATGTGCCCTTTACCGAATTGTCGATCGCCAACCCCGGCATTGCGGATATTTCGTCGCTCTCGGACCGCACGATCTATGTGCTGGGCAAAGAGCCGGGCCGCACCACGCTGACGCTTTTGGCGGCCGATGGGCGGTTGATCACCAATGTCGATGTGCATGTCTCGCCTGATATGGCGGAGTTCAAGGAACGGCTGACGCAGATCCTGCCCGGCGAAAACATCGAGGTCCGGACCGCCAATGATGGCATCGTTCTGTCCGGCACGGTCAGTTCGGCCGCCCGGCTGGACCGCGCGCTGGATCTTGCACAGCGCTATGCGCCGGACCGGGTGTCGAACCTGATGTCGGTCGGCGGCACACAGCAAGTCATGCTCAAGGTCCGCTTTGCGGAAATGCAACGCTCGGTCAGCAAGGCGCTGTCGTCATCGCTGTCGTTGAACGGCTCTTCCTTGCAGAACGGCCGGAACATCCGGGGCGGGACCAATACGACGGTCGGGCAGACAGGAATTACCAATTCGCTGAACAATATCATCCCCACGGCCAATGACAGCAACGGGGCCTTCCTGCTGGGCTTCGGGGCCGGTGGCGTCGAGGTCGGCGTTCTGCTGGAAGCGCTGGAAGCGCGCGGCGTTGTCCGGTCTCTGGCGGAACCGAACCTGACCGCGCTCAGCGGGCAACAGGCGACCTTTCTGGCTGGCGGCGAATATCCGGTGCCTGTGTCCAACGACGATGGCGCGATCAGCGTGGAATACAAACCCTTTGGCGTCGAGCTGAACTTTACGCCCCGCGTCGTGGATGGCGATATCATCAACCTGGAACTTCTGGCTGCGGTCTCGGGGATCGATCCGTCGAACAGCTTTTCGGCAAACGGCTTTGAGATCAGCGCCTTCAGCCGCCGCGAGACATCGACAACGGTTGAAATGCGCGACGGGGAAAGCTTTGCCATCGCGGGTCTTTTGTCGGATGATTTTACCGATCTTAGCGGGCAGGTGCCATGGATCGGCGACGTGCCGATCCTGGGCGCCCTGTTCCGCAGTGCGGAATATTCCCGCCGCCAGACCGAGCTGGTCATCATCGTGACGCCGCATCTTGTCTCGCCGACACGCGGCATGGCGCTGGCCCTGCCGACAGACCGGGTGCGCCCACCATCCGAACAGGACCTGTTCCTTTTCGGGCGGGTGACAGCGGCCAGCGCGCCGACACGCGGTGGCGCGGGCGAGGTCGCACGGCAGGATTTCATGGGATCCTACGGCTATGTCATGGATGAATGA
- a CDS encoding OmpA family protein, with amino-acid sequence MKRHMITALVAATLAACGPSGSTSSSFFTEAGSDLDQGDFGNATMNNALVQTGQQDYTINLARRFNTEVTAMVNFAFDSAVLDASAQATLRQQADWIRQFPEVRFKVFGHTDLVGTAAYNRSLGLRRAQAVVAYLATQGISRDRLEAVVSFGATQPLIPTPEPERRNRRTVTEVSGFVETHPMLLDGKYAAVVIREYVASAVPDTTVQQGAISTGGG; translated from the coding sequence ATGAAACGCCATATGATCACTGCGCTTGTTGCAGCAACACTCGCCGCCTGCGGCCCGTCCGGTTCGACATCCTCGTCCTTCTTTACAGAGGCCGGATCAGACCTTGACCAGGGCGATTTCGGCAATGCCACGATGAACAACGCCTTGGTGCAGACCGGCCAGCAGGATTACACCATCAACCTGGCACGCCGGTTCAATACCGAGGTTACGGCGATGGTGAATTTCGCATTCGATTCCGCCGTGCTGGATGCCTCGGCCCAGGCGACGCTGCGCCAGCAGGCGGATTGGATCCGTCAATTCCCCGAAGTCCGCTTTAAGGTCTTTGGCCATACCGATCTTGTCGGAACGGCGGCCTATAACCGCAGCCTGGGCTTGCGCCGCGCGCAGGCCGTTGTCGCCTATCTAGCCACCCAAGGGATCAGCCGCGACCGCCTCGAGGCGGTCGTGTCCTTTGGTGCGACGCAGCCCCTGATCCCCACGCCGGAACCCGAACGCCGCAACCGGCGCACCGTCACCGAAGTGTCGGGCTTTGTCGAAACCCACCCGATGCTGCTGGACGGCAAATATGCCGCCGTGGTCATTCGCGAATATGTCGCCAGCGCAGTGCCAGATACCACGGTGCAACAAGGCGCGATCTCGACCGGCGGTGGCTAA
- a CDS encoding AAA family ATPase, with the protein MSSSPIAQTDPIQIVACTISRDVQIFDLLIEDMETALGDSWGDLSIDDAAAFLAQPEARTLQFVTIALDAQDEDNLDQVSDIIIAAKAARIKVILIAEDLTPAALHKLLREGGDEFVPYPLPENELARAIERVLTSDETAQSSGGGVPFKATGNKSGVVIPIHGLAGGTGATMMAVNLAWELANVDPKDPPKVCLIDLDFQFGTASTYLDLPRRESVLEMLTDTAVMDAEIFMQAMLTYGDKLHVLTAPTDMIPLDMISPADITRVIEMARMNFDYVVIDMPSTMVEWSQTVLEAAHVYFAMIELEMRSAQNTLRLKRALQSEELPFEKIRFILNRAPGFTDLNGKSRVKRLSESLGIAIEVLMPDGGKAVMQSADHGTPLAESNAKNPLRKEIMKLAKSVHEVNVAATAEARA; encoded by the coding sequence ATGAGCAGCAGCCCCATCGCGCAGACCGACCCGATCCAGATCGTTGCCTGTACGATCAGCCGCGATGTGCAGATTTTCGATCTTCTAATCGAAGATATGGAAACGGCGCTGGGGGATTCATGGGGTGATCTGAGCATTGACGATGCCGCCGCCTTTCTGGCGCAGCCCGAGGCCCGGACGCTGCAATTCGTGACCATCGCGCTGGATGCGCAAGACGAAGACAATCTGGACCAGGTTTCCGACATCATCATTGCCGCCAAGGCCGCGCGGATCAAGGTGATCCTGATCGCCGAAGACCTGACACCCGCCGCACTGCACAAGCTGCTGCGCGAAGGCGGTGACGAATTCGTCCCCTACCCTTTGCCCGAAAACGAACTGGCCCGCGCGATCGAGCGGGTGCTGACCAGTGATGAGACCGCGCAATCCTCGGGCGGGGGGGTGCCGTTCAAGGCGACTGGCAACAAATCCGGCGTCGTTATTCCGATCCACGGTCTGGCCGGGGGGACCGGTGCCACGATGATGGCCGTGAACCTTGCCTGGGAATTGGCCAATGTTGATCCCAAAGACCCGCCCAAGGTCTGCCTGATCGATCTGGATTTCCAATTCGGCACGGCCTCGACCTATCTGGATCTGCCACGGCGTGAATCGGTGCTGGAAATGCTGACGGATACCGCGGTGATGGATGCGGAAATCTTCATGCAGGCGATGCTGACCTATGGCGACAAACTGCATGTGCTGACCGCGCCGACCGATATGATCCCGCTCGATATGATTTCACCCGCCGATATCACCCGCGTGATCGAGATGGCGCGGATGAACTTTGATTATGTCGTGATCGACATGCCCTCGACGATGGTGGAATGGTCCCAGACGGTGCTGGAGGCCGCACATGTCTATTTCGCGATGATCGAGCTTGAAATGCGCTCGGCGCAGAACACGCTGCGGCTGAAACGGGCGCTGCAATCCGAGGAATTGCCGTTTGAAAAGATCCGTTTCATCCTGAACCGCGCCCCCGGTTTTACCGATCTGAACGGCAAAAGCCGGGTCAAACGCCTGTCGGAAAGCCTGGGCATCGCCATCGAGGTGCTGATGCCCGACGGCGGCAAGGCCGTCATGCAAAGCGCCGACCACGGCACGCCGCTGGCTGAAAGCAATGCAAAGAACCCGCTGCGCAAAGAAATCATGAAACTGGCAAAATCGGTGCACGAGGTCAACGTGGCCGCGACCGCCGAGGCCCGAGCATAA
- the cpaB gene encoding Flp pilus assembly protein CpaB: MRAVFGLVLLVGMGLAGFAVYMVNQYMATQTTQLERARQIAAQALATVDVYVTTRSVTYGEQLTADDVRLIPYPRDYLPEGSFATEQALFPQGPEIPRVVVLPMITNELVLTTKVSEPGASRGLTALVEPGFRAFPVEGRVAAGFGILRPDDRIDVYWTGRLRDGREVTNLIKSGLQIIAVLGDAGNRGGPQSVVVQVTPEEVALLTQAQNSGQLTLALVGTGDLSETGPVTVDNSALTGEQDIVAAPAPVIEEKRRCFVTQRSGTQRVEVEIECSE, from the coding sequence ATGCGCGCAGTTTTTGGTCTGGTCCTTCTGGTCGGCATGGGGCTGGCAGGTTTTGCCGTCTATATGGTGAACCAATATATGGCGACGCAGACCACACAGCTTGAACGGGCGCGCCAGATTGCGGCGCAGGCGCTTGCGACGGTGGATGTCTATGTCACCACACGTTCGGTCACCTATGGCGAACAGCTGACGGCGGATGATGTCCGCTTGATCCCCTATCCGCGCGATTACCTGCCCGAAGGCAGCTTTGCCACAGAGCAGGCCCTGTTCCCCCAAGGACCAGAGATACCGCGCGTCGTGGTCCTGCCGATGATCACAAACGAGCTTGTCCTGACCACCAAAGTCTCGGAACCGGGGGCCAGCCGTGGCCTGACCGCCTTGGTCGAGCCCGGCTTTCGGGCGTTTCCCGTTGAAGGGCGCGTTGCGGCGGGTTTCGGGATCCTGCGCCCCGATGACAGGATTGATGTCTATTGGACCGGCAGATTGCGCGACGGCCGCGAGGTGACGAACCTGATCAAATCCGGTCTGCAGATCATCGCCGTCCTGGGCGATGCCGGCAACCGGGGCGGCCCGCAAAGCGTTGTGGTCCAGGTCACCCCCGAAGAAGTGGCCTTGTTGACGCAGGCGCAGAACAGCGGACAATTGACCCTTGCGCTGGTGGGCACCGGTGATCTGTCAGAGACCGGGCCTGTCACTGTAGACAACTCTGCGTTGACTGGTGAGCAGGATATCGTGGCCGCCCCCGCCCCCGTTATCGAGGAAAAACGCCGCTGTTTTGTGACCCAGCGTAGTGGAACACAACGCGTTGAGGTTGAAATTGAATGCTCGGAATGA